In the genome of Methanopyrus kandleri AV19, one region contains:
- a CDS encoding 4-phosphopantoate--beta-alanine ligase, translating into MKIPPDHPRAEALKIRERLVRGFEDGYVVPQGLIAQGRGEVFDYLIGEKTIPPAREAIKAAAAAFKLAEHPVISVNGNTAALCPEDLVELSEVTGAPLEVNLFHRTEDRVEKIAETLREAGADRVLGADPEHLVRLPNLSSHRAVVDDRGIYRADVVLVPLEDGDRTRALKELGKTVVAIDLNPLSRTARDADITIVDNVVRCVRKITREYERMDPDRAKGVLREYDNGRVLARVLDHIRERLRVLADEAAGAT; encoded by the coding sequence GTGAAGATACCACCCGATCACCCCAGGGCGGAGGCGTTGAAGATCCGTGAGCGCCTCGTGCGGGGGTTCGAGGACGGCTACGTGGTGCCTCAAGGACTGATCGCCCAGGGCAGGGGCGAGGTGTTCGACTACCTGATCGGCGAGAAGACGATTCCACCCGCACGGGAGGCGATCAAGGCGGCGGCAGCCGCGTTCAAGCTCGCCGAACACCCAGTGATATCGGTGAACGGGAACACCGCCGCCCTATGCCCGGAGGACCTCGTAGAGCTCTCCGAGGTCACGGGCGCTCCGCTGGAGGTGAACCTATTCCACCGGACGGAAGATCGCGTGGAGAAGATAGCCGAGACCCTGAGGGAAGCCGGTGCCGACAGGGTGTTAGGCGCCGACCCGGAGCACCTTGTCAGGCTCCCGAACCTGTCCTCGCATCGGGCCGTGGTCGACGATCGTGGGATCTATCGGGCGGACGTGGTCCTGGTACCCCTGGAGGACGGGGACCGGACCCGCGCCCTGAAGGAGCTCGGGAAGACCGTCGTGGCCATCGACCTGAACCCGCTCTCCCGCACGGCCCGTGATGCCGATATCACCATCGTTGACAACGTCGTACGCTGCGTCCGAAAGATCACGCGGGAGTACGAGCGGATGGACCCGGATCGTGCGAAGGGTGTGCTCCGGGAGTACGATAACGGGCGCGTGCTGGCCCGGGTTCTGGACCACATCCGAGAGCGGCTGCGGGTGTTGGCCGATGAGGCTGCTGGTGCGACCTGA
- the cdhA gene encoding CO dehydrogenase/acetyl-CoA synthase complex subunit alpha yields the protein MSPFELEFEGLKVQIGSIEGFEPRGEGPLPCPTVSDLADWDRKLFARYRVIAFPICDMCCMCTYGRCNLAEGRRGACGIDIRSNTARFTALKTCIGAACHAAHARHLVEYILEKLGDVEIDLGSEVDVMTPIFETLVGFKPKTVSDLEKGLEYIERELTKVLSSVHVGQEMDPHDYESKALHAGMIDNLALEIADVAQIAAFDMPKGEAPLVEFGPFAADDSKPCILLVGHNVAPGTEVLDYLEERGLDEEVEVLGICCTAWDVSRVDDRSKVIGPLSRQLHYVRMGIADVVVLDEQCIRADIVEEANEVGSRVIATRDLVMAGLPDVTDEPTEKIIEKMVSGEWMGVFIEDLEKAAEVAVEVAIRVHERRKKEIPQPDPKKLQKEAKRCLGCGDCERVCPNDLPIVEAMERAANGDFEGLADLFDRCVGCARCESECPTKLRVMNMIEDAWRLRTKEEKYKVRTGRGPIKDVEIRQVGGPIVMGDIPGVVAFVACPNYPDDVKQVGKMVEELLERNYIVLTSGCTAMALGMYTDEDGKTLYEKYEDRFDAGCLVNTGSCVSNAHILGACIKIAAIFAKKPLKGNFKEIADYILNRIGACGVLWGTMSQKALAISTGFTRWGIPIVYGPAGLKYQTLYIGDLDGDWTVYDARTGKECKEYCPIHLKYAAEDWREALVQAVKLCIRPNDTPQGRQTKLQNYIELYKEFYNELPPDLPLYVRDKNDVPITLRDEVMEYLEEVGWKPRKGITEPTLLEENVRG from the coding sequence ATGTCCCCGTTCGAGCTCGAGTTCGAGGGGTTGAAAGTCCAGATAGGCTCCATCGAGGGCTTCGAGCCCAGGGGAGAGGGGCCGCTACCCTGCCCGACCGTCTCAGATCTCGCGGACTGGGATAGAAAGCTTTTCGCCCGGTATCGGGTGATCGCGTTTCCCATCTGTGACATGTGTTGTATGTGCACCTACGGCCGTTGTAATCTGGCCGAGGGCAGGCGAGGAGCTTGTGGAATAGATATCCGCTCCAACACGGCCCGGTTCACCGCGCTCAAGACCTGCATCGGTGCGGCCTGCCACGCGGCCCACGCACGCCACCTCGTCGAGTACATCTTGGAAAAGCTCGGTGACGTTGAGATCGATCTGGGCTCCGAGGTCGACGTGATGACTCCGATATTCGAGACGCTCGTGGGATTCAAGCCGAAGACGGTTTCGGACCTCGAGAAGGGGCTTGAGTACATCGAGCGCGAGCTCACGAAGGTCCTATCGTCCGTGCATGTGGGTCAGGAGATGGATCCCCACGATTACGAGTCCAAGGCCCTCCACGCAGGCATGATCGACAACCTCGCGCTCGAGATCGCCGACGTGGCGCAGATCGCGGCCTTCGATATGCCGAAGGGTGAGGCACCCCTCGTGGAGTTCGGACCGTTCGCGGCGGACGACTCCAAGCCGTGTATACTGCTCGTAGGTCACAACGTGGCTCCCGGCACCGAAGTTCTCGATTACCTGGAAGAGCGCGGTCTCGACGAGGAGGTCGAGGTTCTCGGGATCTGCTGCACGGCCTGGGACGTCAGCCGTGTGGACGACCGTTCGAAGGTGATCGGGCCCCTATCGAGGCAGCTCCACTACGTGAGGATGGGTATCGCGGACGTGGTAGTGCTCGACGAGCAGTGCATCCGCGCGGACATCGTGGAGGAAGCCAACGAGGTGGGATCTAGAGTCATCGCCACGCGCGATCTAGTGATGGCCGGACTGCCGGACGTCACGGACGAGCCCACGGAGAAGATCATCGAGAAGATGGTATCCGGGGAGTGGATGGGGGTCTTCATCGAGGACCTGGAGAAGGCCGCCGAAGTCGCGGTCGAGGTCGCGATAAGGGTTCACGAGCGGCGGAAGAAAGAGATCCCACAACCTGACCCGAAGAAACTCCAGAAGGAGGCCAAGCGCTGTTTGGGATGTGGCGACTGTGAACGGGTATGCCCCAACGACTTACCGATCGTCGAGGCTATGGAGAGGGCGGCGAACGGCGACTTCGAGGGACTGGCCGACTTGTTCGACCGGTGCGTGGGTTGTGCCCGGTGCGAGTCCGAGTGTCCGACGAAGCTCCGTGTTATGAACATGATCGAGGACGCCTGGAGACTGAGGACTAAAGAGGAAAAGTACAAAGTGCGTACCGGCCGCGGTCCGATTAAGGATGTCGAGATACGGCAGGTAGGAGGTCCTATCGTGATGGGGGATATTCCGGGTGTAGTTGCCTTCGTAGCGTGTCCGAACTATCCTGATGATGTGAAGCAAGTGGGTAAAATGGTGGAAGAACTTCTGGAACGAAATTACATCGTACTGACTTCGGGTTGCACTGCGATGGCACTCGGTATGTACACGGATGAGGATGGTAAGACCTTGTATGAAAAGTACGAAGATAGGTTCGATGCAGGTTGTCTCGTGAACACTGGCTCCTGTGTCTCGAACGCTCACATACTCGGCGCATGTATTAAAATTGCCGCCATCTTCGCGAAGAAGCCACTTAAAGGGAACTTCAAGGAGATTGCTGATTACATCCTCAACAGGATCGGAGCTTGTGGTGTACTGTGGGGTACGATGAGTCAGAAGGCCCTCGCGATATCCACGGGCTTCACGCGGTGGGGTATTCCGATAGTTTACGGTCCGGCTGGTCTCAAATATCAAACCTTATACATCGGCGACCTCGACGGGGATTGGACGGTGTACGACGCACGCACGGGTAAGGAGTGCAAAGAGTACTGTCCCATTCACCTGAAGTACGCAGCGGAGGACTGGAGGGAGGCGCTCGTTCAGGCGGTGAAGCTCTGCATCCGCCCCAACGATACACCGCAGGGACGACAGACGAAGCTTCAGAACTACATCGAGCTGTACAAGGAGTTCTACAACGAGCTCCCACCGGACCTGCCACTGTACGTCCGTGACAAGAACGACGTTCCGATCACCCTGCGCGACGAGGTGATGGAGTACCTGGAGGAGGTCGGTTGGAAGCCCCGGAAGGGTATCACCGAGCCGACCTTACTGGAGGAGAACGTGCGGGGTTAA
- the aspS gene encoding aspartate--tRNA(Asn) ligase: protein MLKDAYTADVTPERDGEEVRLAGWVHEVRDLGGIKFVLLRDRTGIVQLTLPKQKVPKETFEKVPKLTKESVIRVEGTVQANEKAPGGVEVIPQRIEVLSESDTHLPLDPTGKVDADLDTRLDARVLDLRREEPQAIFKIRNVVTTAIREFLEERGFIEVHTPKIIASATEGGTELFPVVYFERDAYLAQSPQLYKQMLMAAGFERVYEIGPIFRAEEHNTRRHLNEAISVDIEMSFIESEEDVMRVLEELLAHVFRKVREECEKELEALDRELPELETPFERITYEETLDLLSEHGIEVEWGEDLPTEAERKLGEIFEEPFFITEWPRETRPFYTMAKDDEVTTAFDLMYQGLELASGAQREHRYDVLVRQIEEQGLSPEDFRHYLEAFKYGMPPHGGWGLGLERTLMTITGAENIREVTLFPRDRKRLHP, encoded by the coding sequence GTGCTCAAGGACGCGTACACGGCCGACGTCACTCCCGAGCGGGACGGAGAGGAGGTGAGACTGGCGGGATGGGTGCACGAGGTAAGGGACCTAGGAGGGATCAAGTTCGTCCTCCTGCGCGATCGTACGGGGATCGTACAGCTGACGCTTCCCAAGCAGAAGGTACCGAAGGAAACGTTCGAGAAGGTGCCGAAGCTCACTAAGGAATCGGTAATCCGTGTCGAGGGTACGGTCCAGGCGAACGAGAAGGCTCCGGGAGGCGTCGAGGTCATCCCGCAACGTATCGAGGTACTCTCGGAGTCGGACACGCACCTGCCCCTGGACCCGACCGGTAAGGTAGACGCGGACCTCGATACCAGACTCGACGCACGGGTACTGGATCTCCGTCGCGAGGAACCCCAGGCGATCTTCAAGATCAGGAACGTGGTGACCACCGCGATCCGGGAGTTCCTCGAGGAGCGCGGGTTCATCGAAGTTCACACGCCGAAGATAATCGCCTCGGCGACGGAAGGTGGTACCGAGCTGTTCCCGGTGGTGTACTTCGAGAGGGATGCGTACCTGGCGCAGAGCCCACAGCTTTACAAGCAGATGCTCATGGCCGCGGGCTTCGAGCGCGTTTACGAGATCGGGCCCATCTTCCGCGCGGAGGAGCACAACACGCGGCGACACCTCAACGAGGCCATCTCCGTGGACATCGAGATGTCGTTCATAGAGAGCGAGGAGGACGTGATGCGGGTACTCGAGGAGCTCCTGGCGCACGTCTTCCGGAAGGTGCGGGAGGAATGTGAGAAGGAGCTTGAGGCATTGGATCGGGAGCTACCGGAGCTGGAGACACCGTTCGAGCGTATAACGTACGAGGAGACCCTAGACCTGCTGTCCGAGCACGGTATCGAGGTCGAGTGGGGCGAGGACCTACCTACCGAGGCCGAGCGCAAGCTAGGGGAGATCTTTGAGGAGCCGTTCTTCATCACCGAATGGCCTAGGGAGACCAGACCCTTCTACACGATGGCCAAGGACGACGAGGTGACGACGGCGTTCGACCTGATGTATCAGGGATTGGAGCTCGCCTCCGGGGCCCAGCGGGAACACCGTTACGACGTGCTCGTCCGGCAGATCGAAGAGCAGGGGCTGAGCCCCGAGGACTTCCGGCACTACCTGGAGGCCTTCAAGTACGGTATGCCACCGCACGGCGGGTGGGGTCTCGGACTGGAGCGCACCCTGATGACCATCACGGGCGCCGAGAACATCCGTGAGGTAACCCTGTTCCCGCGGGACCGCAAACGCCTGCACCCGTGA
- a CDS encoding transcription elongation factor NusA produces MELPICEVCAKTGLLCPGCEERLEQGEITETDVEVSKKLVELKEDHPSLEDVALLRTIDTGNLVVLVTKQGMAGKLIGKRGRISRALSDHLGKKVRVVEEVEDPKDVRQLRKLIQDLILPARLLSVNVVYEPDGERYKAVIHHRDRHRVPADTEELEKAVKELTGMEVEVTFG; encoded by the coding sequence TTGGAGTTACCGATCTGTGAAGTGTGCGCGAAGACCGGGCTTCTATGCCCGGGCTGTGAGGAAAGACTGGAACAGGGAGAGATCACGGAGACCGACGTTGAAGTGTCCAAAAAGCTAGTAGAACTGAAGGAAGACCACCCGTCGCTCGAAGACGTCGCGCTGCTGAGGACCATAGACACGGGAAACCTGGTGGTGCTGGTGACGAAACAGGGGATGGCTGGGAAGCTCATCGGCAAGCGGGGTAGGATCTCGAGGGCCCTGTCGGACCACTTAGGTAAGAAGGTGCGCGTCGTGGAAGAAGTAGAGGATCCCAAGGACGTACGCCAATTGAGGAAACTCATACAGGATCTGATCCTACCGGCTCGGTTGCTCAGCGTGAACGTAGTCTACGAGCCGGACGGCGAGCGTTACAAGGCGGTGATCCATCACCGGGACCGGCACCGCGTGCCCGCGGACACCGAGGAGCTCGAGAAGGCCGTGAAGGAGCTCACGGGGATGGAGGTGGAGGTAACCTTTGGTTAA
- the coaBC gene encoding bifunctional phosphopantothenoylcysteine decarboxylase/phosphopantothenate--cysteine ligase CoaBC has product MVVCVTGSVAAYRAPDVCRELVRRGHRVRVVASEEALRFVGKDALGFAAEEVIFRLTSRAEHVELAEWADVVAVVPATLNTLAKIARGVADAPVPLTAVTSLGAGKRLVVAPAMSLHMYRSPPAREILRQLEDMGVTVVGPVIEEGKAKLASIEEIVEAVEGELSGFRVLVTGGPTMEPLDDVRVITNRSSGRTACEICRELRARGAEVVFVHGPLRVDPPPMDERVEVETTREMLEEVVKRIDDVDAIVMAAAPSDFRPAERADGKLDSRREHEIRLIPTEKIVREVFPDFDGVRVAFKLDPEPVEGARRLLDEVPCELVVANPPETAGAEGSEWWILDGDGEVIERVKGDKRELARKLVDALSKLLRGDRG; this is encoded by the coding sequence GTGGTCGTATGCGTGACGGGTAGCGTAGCCGCGTATCGCGCCCCGGACGTTTGCCGGGAACTGGTACGTCGGGGTCATCGCGTCCGGGTCGTCGCATCGGAGGAGGCCCTGAGGTTCGTAGGTAAGGACGCACTGGGGTTCGCGGCCGAGGAGGTCATCTTCCGGCTCACATCACGGGCGGAGCACGTAGAGCTGGCCGAGTGGGCCGACGTGGTGGCGGTAGTACCGGCCACGCTGAACACCCTCGCCAAGATCGCGCGCGGGGTAGCTGACGCCCCCGTCCCCCTCACGGCCGTGACATCGTTAGGGGCCGGAAAACGATTAGTCGTCGCCCCCGCGATGTCCCTGCACATGTACCGGTCGCCACCGGCTCGGGAGATCCTACGCCAGCTGGAGGATATGGGCGTCACCGTCGTGGGACCTGTAATCGAGGAAGGGAAGGCCAAACTGGCCTCGATAGAGGAAATAGTAGAGGCCGTGGAGGGAGAGCTGTCGGGCTTTAGGGTCCTGGTCACCGGCGGGCCGACGATGGAGCCCTTGGACGATGTCCGGGTGATCACCAACCGGAGCTCGGGACGGACGGCGTGTGAGATCTGCCGCGAGCTCCGTGCGCGTGGGGCCGAGGTCGTGTTCGTCCATGGGCCGCTCCGAGTGGACCCGCCCCCGATGGACGAGCGTGTGGAGGTGGAAACCACCCGCGAAATGCTCGAGGAGGTCGTGAAGAGGATCGACGACGTGGACGCTATCGTGATGGCGGCGGCACCGTCGGACTTCCGACCGGCGGAGCGTGCCGACGGGAAGCTGGACTCGCGACGTGAGCACGAGATCCGTCTGATCCCTACCGAGAAGATAGTACGGGAAGTGTTTCCGGATTTCGACGGAGTTAGGGTGGCATTCAAGCTAGATCCCGAGCCGGTGGAAGGGGCCCGACGGCTTCTGGACGAAGTCCCGTGTGAGCTCGTCGTCGCCAATCCTCCGGAGACCGCCGGTGCCGAGGGATCGGAGTGGTGGATATTGGACGGAGACGGCGAGGTCATCGAGCGGGTGAAAGGGGACAAGCGGGAGCTGGCCAGGAAGTTGGTAGACGCTCTCTCGAAACTGCTCCGGGGTGACCGCGGGTGA
- the albA gene encoding DNA-binding protein Alba, giving the protein MAEEENVVYVGSKPVMNYVLACITQFNEGANEVRIKARGRAISRAVDVAEIVRNRFMPEVEVKDIKIGTEELETEEGDTVNVSTIEIVLEKPV; this is encoded by the coding sequence ATGGCAGAGGAGGAGAACGTGGTATACGTCGGCAGTAAGCCCGTCATGAACTACGTTCTGGCCTGTATTACGCAGTTTAATGAGGGCGCCAACGAGGTCCGGATCAAGGCGCGTGGCCGTGCGATCAGCCGTGCAGTCGACGTCGCGGAGATCGTCAGGAACCGCTTCATGCCCGAGGTCGAGGTCAAGGACATTAAGATCGGTACCGAGGAGCTAGAGACGGAGGAGGGCGACACCGTCAACGTGTCTACGATCGAGATCGTGCTCGAGAAGCCCGTGTAA
- a CDS encoding carbon monoxide dehydrogenase beta subunit family protein: MPLPRDPTLIYTDKAEVARAPVLKMVFRRANDSLMIVGPRAVEDEEWRELLMKLREEFRMSAVCTAPYKGNDLGRKMGIVEAATLLQRDAPVLGVHPDLVVFTGSRTDVTDRVLQGLRHARPDLVKVSLNPEYCPSADYSLPTVKRDQFLQELKALVGI; the protein is encoded by the coding sequence TTGCCGCTACCGAGGGACCCCACACTGATTTACACGGACAAGGCCGAGGTGGCCCGAGCGCCGGTGCTCAAGATGGTGTTCCGTCGCGCTAACGATTCGCTGATGATCGTCGGCCCGAGGGCCGTGGAGGACGAGGAGTGGCGAGAACTCCTGATGAAGCTGCGCGAGGAGTTCAGGATGAGCGCCGTCTGCACGGCCCCGTACAAGGGCAATGACCTGGGTCGCAAGATGGGCATCGTCGAGGCGGCGACCCTGCTCCAGCGGGACGCCCCGGTGCTCGGAGTTCACCCGGATCTTGTCGTGTTCACGGGCTCCCGCACCGACGTAACCGACCGCGTGCTTCAAGGACTTCGTCATGCGCGGCCGGACCTGGTGAAAGTATCATTGAACCCCGAGTACTGTCCCAGCGCAGATTACTCGCTACCTACAGTGAAGAGGGATCAGTTCCTCCAAGAGTTGAAGGCTTTAGTGGGAATCTAG
- a CDS encoding acetyl-CoA synthase, with translation MGIEWEGVKVEIGELVVEGDSESEMEGPTRRELLPWDRTLASVYDLAVVPGDSEEERREVARTIVTLCCEGTAGLISTARLVVELLRQTGENLDPGFDAETPLPLYETLLGSSPECADDLEAGLSYAERELTSSVSELLRSHSLKGYESVAMHAGAIGLLAMEIADATPSTLMEVTESEEVFEIGTDDLPRRPTVLLVGHLPLLGHIITEELGTLARQVELVGLTHTAWPNREDHVRVVGPLSMYHEYLSSGFADVVVVDGACPGEDVIEAAREGGSKLVATVGARVADLLDVTDYPVEEAVEVLVTEEDAVYVEEPIKAVEIAAWAALRVEGSRDRREPPRRAFRVGPPTRLTDVVIRNVGVPVVAGNIPGIVVLVSCPEKSADVEEPAKIAEVLLERGYLVLVPGCLAVALGSYLDDDGKTLYERYPDTLLNTGPCTSAAHLVGACIRVGVIFGKLPIRGEFVRVADYVLNRVGACVIAWGGEYSEHLVSAAYGVTRWGIPVVLGPDPEAGSLLVEKNPKVIDACSGEEVEDPTPEHLRCVVSDWKEAAITAARLCMRPNDTPEGRQNKVESYVELYRELYGELPPDLDLLIRDESDIPVTLRSEIRELLEETGWTPRSRASDPTLLPEG, from the coding sequence TTGGGCATAGAATGGGAGGGAGTCAAAGTCGAGATAGGAGAGCTCGTGGTGGAAGGAGACTCCGAAAGTGAGATGGAGGGGCCGACCCGCCGCGAGTTGCTCCCGTGGGATCGGACGTTGGCGTCGGTCTACGACCTGGCCGTGGTTCCCGGTGATTCGGAAGAGGAGCGACGAGAGGTAGCTCGTACGATAGTAACGCTCTGTTGCGAGGGGACGGCAGGGCTCATCTCCACGGCCCGACTCGTGGTGGAACTGCTGCGTCAAACGGGGGAGAACCTGGACCCTGGATTCGACGCGGAGACGCCGCTCCCCCTCTACGAGACGCTACTGGGGAGTTCCCCCGAGTGTGCAGATGACCTCGAGGCCGGATTATCCTACGCGGAGCGGGAACTAACGTCCTCGGTTTCGGAGCTCCTGCGGTCGCATTCCCTAAAGGGTTACGAGTCCGTGGCCATGCACGCCGGTGCGATCGGTCTCCTCGCGATGGAGATAGCCGATGCGACCCCCTCCACGCTGATGGAGGTCACGGAGTCGGAGGAAGTGTTTGAGATCGGGACGGATGATCTGCCGAGACGTCCCACGGTGTTACTGGTCGGTCATCTACCGCTCTTGGGGCACATCATCACCGAAGAGCTAGGAACGCTCGCGAGACAGGTGGAGCTCGTCGGACTAACACACACCGCGTGGCCTAACCGAGAGGACCACGTCAGGGTCGTAGGTCCCCTGTCTATGTACCATGAATACCTCTCTTCCGGGTTCGCGGATGTGGTAGTGGTCGACGGGGCGTGTCCGGGAGAAGACGTGATCGAAGCGGCACGTGAGGGCGGATCCAAGCTCGTCGCCACCGTCGGGGCCCGCGTGGCGGACCTACTCGACGTCACCGACTACCCGGTTGAGGAGGCGGTCGAAGTCCTCGTCACCGAGGAGGACGCCGTTTACGTGGAGGAACCCATCAAGGCCGTGGAAATCGCCGCGTGGGCGGCGCTTCGAGTCGAGGGATCGCGCGACCGAAGAGAACCTCCTCGGAGGGCTTTCCGGGTCGGCCCGCCGACTCGCCTCACGGACGTAGTGATCCGAAACGTAGGTGTTCCGGTAGTAGCCGGCAACATTCCGGGAATCGTCGTCTTGGTATCCTGCCCCGAGAAATCCGCGGACGTCGAAGAGCCCGCCAAGATCGCCGAAGTCCTCCTGGAGCGCGGGTACCTCGTGCTGGTTCCGGGTTGTCTAGCCGTCGCGCTAGGTTCGTACCTGGACGACGATGGTAAAACTCTGTACGAACGGTACCCCGACACGCTTCTCAACACCGGTCCCTGTACCTCCGCCGCGCACTTAGTCGGGGCTTGCATCCGTGTGGGGGTCATCTTCGGTAAGCTCCCTATCAGAGGGGAGTTCGTGCGGGTCGCCGATTACGTACTCAACCGGGTCGGGGCTTGCGTAATAGCCTGGGGTGGCGAGTACTCGGAACACCTGGTTTCGGCCGCCTACGGGGTCACTCGATGGGGTATTCCGGTGGTACTGGGTCCCGACCCGGAGGCTGGTTCGTTGTTGGTCGAGAAGAACCCGAAGGTTATCGACGCTTGCTCGGGAGAGGAGGTGGAGGATCCCACCCCGGAGCACCTGAGGTGCGTGGTTTCGGATTGGAAGGAGGCGGCGATCACAGCCGCGCGGCTTTGTATGCGTCCCAACGATACCCCGGAAGGCCGCCAGAACAAGGTCGAGTCGTACGTCGAGCTGTACCGGGAGTTGTACGGAGAATTACCCCCCGATCTTGACCTGCTCATCCGGGATGAGAGCGATATCCCGGTGACGCTCAGGTCCGAGATACGGGAGCTGCTGGAGGAGACCGGGTGGACACCTAGATCGCGCGCATCCGATCCTACCCTACTACCCGAGGGGTGA
- the hisD gene encoding histidinol dehydrogenase codes for MRLLVRPEEEELERVLRRSEMDVTEVLPDVERIFEDVVERGDEALLEYTERFDGVKLEAEDLRVSEDDFEVARELVDERTVEALEEAAHRIEEFHRKTLPRVDRITFDVEGTECGLTLRPIPRVGCYVPGGRAAYPSTALMTVIPARVAGCREVVVCTPPADNDVRASPEVLVAVEIAGADAVYRVGGAQAIAALAAGTETVLRVDKIVGPGNVYVTAAKLLAYSRGLTDVDMPAGPSEVFVIADDSANPDWLARDLIAQAEHDPHAAAVLATDSEEIARAVKERVEELLDAGIEREEIVLKALDRNGWIVVLDSLEECVRLANRYAPEHLQLCVENPEELLQDVENAGAVFVGHLTAVPFGDYATGPNHVLPTGGFARARGALGTWDFVKIIPIQRLREGDVERLAPIVEELAEREGLPNHAEAVRARRS; via the coding sequence ATGAGGCTGCTGGTGCGACCTGAAGAGGAAGAGCTGGAACGCGTCCTACGCAGGTCGGAGATGGACGTGACGGAGGTCCTACCCGACGTCGAGCGGATCTTCGAGGACGTAGTCGAACGCGGTGACGAGGCGCTACTGGAGTACACCGAACGGTTCGACGGGGTGAAGCTGGAAGCCGAGGACCTCCGGGTATCCGAGGACGATTTCGAGGTCGCCCGCGAGCTCGTGGACGAGCGTACCGTGGAGGCCCTCGAGGAGGCGGCCCACCGCATCGAGGAGTTCCACAGGAAGACCCTACCCCGCGTGGACAGGATCACCTTCGACGTGGAGGGGACGGAGTGCGGTCTCACGCTCCGACCCATCCCGAGGGTAGGGTGCTACGTGCCCGGTGGGCGCGCGGCCTACCCGTCAACGGCCCTCATGACCGTGATACCGGCACGCGTCGCGGGATGTCGCGAGGTGGTCGTGTGTACACCTCCCGCGGATAACGACGTGCGGGCCTCGCCGGAGGTGCTGGTGGCGGTCGAGATAGCCGGCGCGGATGCCGTTTATCGTGTCGGCGGCGCGCAGGCCATCGCGGCGCTGGCCGCGGGAACCGAGACCGTGCTCCGGGTCGATAAGATCGTGGGTCCCGGGAACGTCTACGTGACCGCGGCTAAGCTCCTGGCATACTCCAGAGGGCTAACCGACGTGGACATGCCGGCGGGTCCCTCCGAGGTGTTCGTGATCGCGGACGACTCGGCCAACCCGGACTGGCTGGCGCGGGACCTCATCGCCCAAGCGGAACACGATCCCCACGCCGCGGCGGTACTGGCCACCGACTCGGAGGAGATAGCCCGTGCGGTGAAGGAGCGTGTCGAGGAGCTGCTGGACGCGGGAATAGAGCGGGAGGAGATCGTCCTGAAGGCGCTCGACAGGAACGGATGGATAGTCGTGCTCGACTCGCTGGAGGAGTGCGTCCGACTGGCCAATCGGTACGCCCCGGAACACCTACAGCTGTGCGTGGAGAACCCGGAAGAGCTGTTACAGGACGTGGAGAACGCGGGCGCCGTCTTCGTGGGCCACCTGACCGCGGTACCCTTCGGGGACTACGCCACGGGCCCCAACCACGTGCTGCCGACCGGCGGGTTCGCACGGGCCAGGGGGGCCCTAGGTACGTGGGACTTCGTGAAGATCATCCCGATCCAGCGGTTACGGGAGGGGGACGTGGAGCGTCTGGCTCCGATCGTCGAGGAGCTGGCCGAGCGTGAGGGCCTACCGAACCACGCGGAGGCGGTGAGGGCGCGCAGGTCCTGA